The following coding sequences are from one Paenibacillus sp. JDR-2 window:
- a CDS encoding ABC transporter ATP-binding protein, whose translation MLAIDVKDLRKQFKVQKNREGLSGALKDLFKREYNEVTAVKDISFQIPQGEICGYIGENGAGKSTTIKMLTGILVPTSGQLKVNGYVPFKDREKFVGGIGVVFGQRSQLWWDIGVIESFQLLRKVYRVSEQDFRKRLDNLVERLDLGDLLNRPVRKLSLGQRMRCELVASLLHNPSILFLDEPTIGLDIVVKTEIREFLKDLNREEGTTILLTTHDLQDIEALCSRVIMLDDGRIIYDGGLEELKNRWSKGREIQFQFGTPTSLAKLQLLTAGLDVTWTMSEQGASMWLPHTINVSDALGMVVGGADIRDIKILETNTDDIVREIYRSGSASASAAATLREAESPKQEAEAEPEKETSLR comes from the coding sequence ATGCTGGCGATTGATGTCAAAGATCTGCGAAAGCAGTTTAAAGTACAGAAGAACAGAGAAGGACTGTCCGGCGCACTGAAAGACCTGTTTAAACGGGAATACAACGAGGTTACAGCCGTTAAAGATATATCGTTCCAAATTCCGCAAGGCGAGATTTGCGGTTATATCGGCGAGAATGGCGCAGGCAAATCGACGACGATCAAAATGCTGACCGGCATTCTGGTACCGACATCCGGACAACTAAAAGTGAACGGTTATGTACCCTTCAAAGACCGCGAAAAATTTGTCGGGGGGATTGGCGTTGTTTTCGGCCAGCGCTCCCAGCTTTGGTGGGATATCGGTGTTATTGAGTCTTTCCAGTTGCTGCGCAAAGTATATCGCGTTTCCGAGCAAGATTTCCGCAAAAGATTGGACAACCTCGTGGAACGCCTTGATCTTGGCGATCTGCTGAACCGTCCTGTCCGCAAGCTGAGCCTCGGCCAGCGGATGCGCTGCGAGCTGGTTGCGTCGCTGCTTCATAACCCGTCGATCCTGTTCCTCGATGAACCAACCATTGGTCTGGATATCGTGGTGAAAACGGAAATCCGCGAGTTCCTGAAGGATTTAAATCGTGAAGAAGGGACTACGATTCTGCTTACCACTCATGACCTTCAGGATATCGAAGCCTTGTGTTCGCGCGTCATTATGCTGGATGACGGCCGGATTATTTATGACGGCGGGCTGGAAGAGCTGAAGAACCGCTGGAGCAAAGGCCGCGAGATCCAGTTCCAATTCGGCACGCCAACGTCGCTTGCGAAGCTGCAGCTGCTTACGGCCGGACTGGATGTCACCTGGACGATGAGCGAGCAGGGCGCCTCAATGTGGCTGCCGCATACGATTAACGTATCGGACGCGCTTGGCATGGTTGTAGGCGGGGCGGATATCCGGGATATCAAAATCCTCGAGACCAACACCGACGATATCGTGCGCGAAATTTACCGCTCAGGTTCAGCGTCGGCATCTGCGGCCGCAACGCTGCGGGAAGCCGAGTCTCCTAAGCAGGAGGCCGAGGCGGAGCCCGAGAAGGAGACTTCTCTCCGATGA
- a CDS encoding ABC transporter permease, which produces MMSAYVDFIRIRFLTMLAYRVNYYSGIIIYAINIGAYYFLWKAIFGSAETLQGFTLAQMTTYIAVSWMARAFYFNNLDREIANDIRDGSIAMQLIRPYSYLFVKMMQGLGEGLFRLILFMGPGLVIVCLLFPVKLPKDPAVWIIYFIMLMFSLFINSQLNILTGLAAFFVENNEGMMRMKRVLVDLFSGVLIPIAFFPGWLKATMEWLPFQAITYLPSAVFTGRTPMSEAWGVLGIQALWFVILLVPIMFTWRAARKRLFVQGG; this is translated from the coding sequence ATGATGAGCGCTTACGTAGATTTTATCCGAATCCGGTTCCTGACCATGCTGGCTTACCGCGTTAATTATTATAGCGGTATCATTATTTATGCTATTAATATCGGAGCGTATTATTTCCTCTGGAAAGCGATTTTTGGATCGGCCGAGACGCTTCAGGGCTTCACGCTTGCTCAAATGACGACCTATATTGCCGTATCGTGGATGGCGCGCGCCTTTTACTTCAATAACCTGGACCGCGAGATCGCGAATGATATCCGGGACGGCAGTATCGCGATGCAGCTAATCCGGCCGTATTCCTATTTGTTCGTCAAAATGATGCAGGGGCTTGGCGAAGGCTTATTCCGCCTGATCCTTTTTATGGGTCCGGGACTTGTGATCGTTTGCCTGCTGTTCCCGGTCAAGCTGCCAAAGGATCCGGCCGTATGGATTATTTATTTCATCATGCTGATGTTCAGCCTGTTTATTAATTCGCAGCTTAACATACTGACCGGCCTTGCCGCCTTCTTCGTGGAAAATAACGAGGGCATGATGCGCATGAAGCGGGTGCTTGTTGACCTGTTCTCCGGCGTCCTCATTCCGATTGCTTTCTTCCCGGGCTGGCTCAAGGCAACGATGGAATGGCTGCCATTCCAGGCGATTACTTATTTGCCAAGCGCCGTGTTTACCGGGCGTACGCCGATGAGCGAAGCTTGGGGCGTTCTTGGAATTCAGGCGTTGTGGTTCGTTATTTTGCTTGTGCCCATCATGTTTACTTGGCGTGCGGCCCGCAAGCGGCTGTTCGTGCAAGGAGGTTAA
- a CDS encoding ABC transporter permease translates to MLYAVLFWEYIKNYAKTRLTYRADFWVEVLSDMMFQGMNLIFILVVFQHTPSLGGWTESEVVFVYGFFMIPYGIFSTFFGMWNFSERYIVKGEMDRILTRPAHNLFQVLLENVDPPSLIGSAVGAVIMAVCWNDLGLAFHWYYVLIMLLFVLGAVLVYAGIYTALSAISFFSDAPTGIVPLIYNVQNYGRYPVNIYNKTIRFVLTWLLPFAFVGVIPASYFLEKKADDLSQLAWFTPVMGVIVFALGLAVWNHGVKRYRGAGS, encoded by the coding sequence ATGCTGTATGCGGTATTATTCTGGGAGTACATTAAAAACTATGCCAAAACACGTCTGACTTACCGTGCCGATTTCTGGGTCGAGGTATTGTCGGACATGATGTTCCAAGGGATGAACCTGATCTTCATCCTGGTTGTGTTCCAGCATACGCCTTCGCTTGGCGGCTGGACGGAGTCGGAAGTCGTGTTCGTTTACGGTTTCTTTATGATTCCGTACGGGATATTCTCCACGTTCTTCGGGATGTGGAATTTCAGTGAGCGTTATATTGTAAAAGGCGAAATGGACCGTATCCTTACGCGTCCGGCTCACAACTTGTTCCAGGTACTGCTGGAGAACGTTGATCCGCCGTCCCTGATCGGCTCCGCGGTAGGGGCTGTTATCATGGCGGTCTGCTGGAATGATCTTGGACTGGCGTTCCATTGGTATTACGTGCTCATCATGCTCTTGTTCGTGCTTGGCGCCGTGCTTGTGTATGCGGGCATCTATACGGCGCTGTCGGCGATCTCGTTCTTCTCGGATGCGCCAACGGGGATTGTCCCGCTAATTTATAACGTGCAGAACTATGGCCGGTACCCGGTCAACATTTACAATAAAACGATTCGTTTCGTCCTGACCTGGCTGCTGCCATTTGCCTTCGTAGGGGTTATACCGGCATCGTATTTCCTGGAGAAAAAAGCGGACGACCTATCCCAGCTCGCCTGGTTTACGCCGGTGATGGGCGTTATCGTGTTCGCGCTTGGACTTGCGGTTTGGAACCATGGCGTCAAGCGGTACCGCGGCGCGGGCTCGTAG
- the bcp gene encoding thioredoxin-dependent thiol peroxidase, with translation MSTIEVGKKAPDFKLPASNGETVKLSDYRGKKVVLYFYPKDNTPTCTQQACDFRDAYPAMVDGNTVVLGISPDPVKSHEKFIGKQSLPFLLLSDENHKVCEKYGVWQMKKLYGREYMGVVRSTFLINEKGKLVREWRGVKIKGHVQQVADEAAKL, from the coding sequence ATGAGTACGATAGAAGTAGGCAAGAAAGCGCCGGATTTCAAGCTGCCGGCATCAAACGGCGAGACGGTGAAGCTGAGCGACTATCGCGGGAAAAAGGTTGTCCTCTATTTCTACCCGAAGGACAATACGCCTACCTGCACGCAGCAGGCTTGCGATTTCCGCGACGCGTATCCCGCTATGGTAGACGGCAATACGGTAGTGCTTGGCATCAGCCCGGATCCGGTCAAGTCGCATGAGAAGTTTATCGGCAAGCAAAGCCTGCCGTTCCTGCTCCTGTCTGACGAGAATCATAAGGTATGCGAGAAGTACGGCGTATGGCAGATGAAAAAGCTGTACGGCCGCGAGTACATGGGCGTTGTCCGCTCGACCTTTCTCATCAATGAGAAAGGCAAGCTTGTCCGCGAGTGGCGCGGCGTAAAGATCAAAGGTCATGTCCAGCAGGTTGCGGACGAGGCGGCAAAGCTTTAA